ATGCATGACATTCCCCCACGTAAAATAAAAACCGGTGGCGACCCACGCACGCTGTCGGATTATGCCGCCCTGCGCGATGAGCTCAGTAAGCTAACACATCCGGCTCGCCCGGATGTGAACTGGCGATATGTCGAAAAACTCAGTCTCTCATTGTTTGATCAGAACGGTTTGGAGCTGCAGACAGCGGCCTGGTACACGCTGGCCCGTACACACCTGGCCGGTTTATTTGGTCTCAATGAAGGTCTGGCGATACTGGAAGCCCTGATAAGTCATCAGTGGGGGGCTCTCTGGCCGCAGCCGGTGCATGTACGGATGGAAATCCTCAGCAGTCTGAGTCAGCGTCTGCAGCAACTGATGCGCACGCTTCCCCTGAACTACAGTGACCTCAGTCAGCTTTATCGGGCGGAGCAGCAGCTTACCCGCCTGGGTGAGGTGCTACAGCGTCTGGAACTTAAACATCTGAGTCAGTTTGATGCCTTGCGCGCCATGATGCATAACAGTGCTGCCCGGCTGGAAAGCAGCGATGGCATTCCCAGCCCCGGGGCGGCAATTCAGTCAGATATCATGTTGCCTGCCACCGGGATGAGTGATGCGGCAGCATCCACCAGGGACCTTGCAGGTAGTCTATCTGAAGTTCCTCTGGTGCCACACAGCGCAGTGCAATGGGTCTACGTTGCACAACCGGAACAGCAAGCGAATGTGGAAGTACAGACGGCAATACCCGCTCCGGTAAAAAAATGGAAATTCTTCGCTGCCGGGATGTGTACCATGCTGATGATAAGCAGCGTCGCGGTGTGGGGCTGGCAGTATCTTCACCAGACTGATCCGCTACAGGCTCAGTTTGCAGCCTCACTGGCTCCATTACCTGTGCTTCTCCCGCCTGAAAAGCTGAATATTTTGCGTCAGCAATCTCCGTCATCACAAACAGTGATAGCACAAACACAACAGCAGCTGGCCCGACTGGAGAAATTGCCGCCTGACTGGAATATTACTTACAGCCAAAAACTGACAGAGCAGGCTCAGGCGCTGTGGCCAGAGCAGGGGAAATCCCTGACAGCCCGGTGGCGACAACAGCTTAATGCCGGCGCATTGCCAGTGGAAAATCTGGAGGGCTGGTATCAGGGGATGGTTAAGCTGAAGCAACTGAGCGACCGGCTAAACGGGCTGGATGAGCAAAAGGGAAAATACATGACGGTCAGTGAGCTGAAATCAGTGGTTTTTTCCACCATGCAGTTCTTTAATCAATCTATACCGGCTGAAGAGCAACTGCGGGCATTGTCACAATACCCTGCGGGAGAACCTTTACCTGCTGCTGCCCGGTCTCAATTGGAAATGCATCTGAAACAGCTTATTACCCGATATACACTGCTGACCCGGCCTGAAATACAGCGAGCAATCGATGCTACAAGCAATTCGGATGAATAAAGAGAGAGGTAGTTAGTTTATTCAATCTTGAATATATCCTGATAAACACTCAGTGGAAGTCGCTCTTGAGCCATAAACTGAATATTTGCAGAGAGTTTAATATGATTAATTCGGGCATAAATTGATTGGCGGGCTGAAGCATTACGATGCCGGGCAATACTATGAAATGACTTTTCTGAACTGTACTAAACATCCAGGTAAATATCAGACAGATATTTTTAATTGAGAAGAAACGCTGAGCAGTCTATTTGGCATGCAGAGCGTTTTACAGTAGAGCATATAAATATTTGGATTGTATTATCTTATTCAGGCCTGTTTTTGATTTTCTTTTTATTGATTCACGTTGCAATCTGTAAACGTCAGTTGATGCCGCATGGCCTGGGGAAGAGTTTACTGCTGATTATGATGGGGTTGTATGGATACTGGTAAACTTCAGGTGCGGTGCGTATGGCGTTCCCTGCAGGAATCGAACCTGCAACTAGCCCTTAGGAGGGGCTCGTTATATCCATTTAACTAAGGGAACGCAGCGGGCGTAGTATACCCGCTTTTCGAGGCAGGTTAAGGGGTTGGCAGTCCGTTTGCCTGGAAGATGAGCAATTTACCCGTCACATTTTCCGCTCTTCGCTGAATTTCGGCTCTGTTCTTCCTGTTTCCGCTTCGCCTCGGCCTTCTTCTTGTTGCTCATATCGTTGCGGATTTGTGCATGACTTATCAGTGCGAAAATGAACGTTCCGCCGCAAATATTGCCGGCTAAAGTGGGTAGGGCAAATGGCCAGAAGAACTCGCTCCAGTGCAGCGTGCCGTTGAACACGAGATAGAGAATTTCAACTGAGCCAACCACGATATGGGTTAAGTCGCCCAGGGCAACCAGCCAGGTCATCAGCACGATGACAAAGATTTTTGCCGAGCCTGCGGCGGGGAACATCCACACCATGGTGGCGATGATCCAGCCGGAGATAATGGCATTGGCAAACATCTCGCCGGGCGGATTCTCCATCACCTTCATGCCGATGTCGTCGAAGGCTTTGCGGGTGGCTTCATCAAATATCGGCATATATTCAAAGGCCAGCGCGGCCAGCGCGGTGCCGGCGATATTCCCGAGCAGGACAATGCCCCAAAGCCGCATCAGTAGCCAGAAGTTGCTCGTGGTCGGGTGCTGCATCACCGGCAGCACGGCGGTGACGGTATTTTCGGTAAACAGCTGCTGGCGAGCCATGATGACGATGATAAAACCGAAGGTGTAGCCGAGATTTTCCAGCAGAAAATTGCCCGGTATACCCACGAGGTTAACGTGAAAAATCCCTTTCGCCAGCAGCGAGGCCCCCATAGATAAACCTGCCGCCACGGCAGACCAGAACAGCGCCATGCCGTCGCGCTCCAGTTCTTTTTGCCCATCCTGGCGAATGTGCTCATGAATCGCCATTGCGCCGGAGGGCAGGCGATCCTCGTCCAGTTCTATTTTCTTGCCGCTCGACCTCTCCTCGCTGTCCACTTCCAGTTCATCGGTTTTAGCTATTTTGTCGGGCTCTATCTTATCCATCGGGGTGGTTCCTGGTCAGAAAGCATTCACTTAAGCGTAGCGGTTTTTATCCTTCGGTTTTGCCGAATGGGAATAATCGCCCCTGCTTTGATCTGAGTAAGCCAATTAACTCTAATGGAGTAGCCAAAGACGCCGGGGTAACCTGAAGAAAACCGGGCGATATGATATGCTTAGCGCACCCGAGACAAGGAGCGCCTCCTGATGCTAGAAGCCCGACAACTGACCTGCCAGCGTGATGAGCGCACGCTGTTCAATGCGCTGTCGTTTAGCGTTGAGTCAGGCGAAATGGCGCAGGTGGCGGGCAAAAACGGCGCGGGGAAAACTACGCTTTTACGTATTCTGGCTGGGCTGGCAATGGCCGATGAAGGTGAGGTTTTCTGGCAAAATCAGCCGCTGCGCCGTCAGCGCGACAACTTTCACGGCGATCTACTGTGGATTGGCCATCAGCCGGGCATCAAATCTGTTCTTACTCCCTTTGAAAACCTCAGCTTTTTTCATGCCGATGCGGCCGAAGAGCAGCTTTGGGCCGCGCTGGAGCAAACCGGGCTGCCTGGCTTCGAAGATTTACCCGTCAACCAGCTTTCCGCCGGGCAGCAGCGCCGCGCCGCGCTGGCTCGCCTGTGGCTCTCCACGGCAAAGCTGTGGCTTCTCGACGAGCCATTTACCGCGCTGGACACCGCCGGAATTGAGCGTTTGACCCGGCGTCTGCAGCAGCACGTTTCCACGGGCGGGATAGTTATTCTTACCAGTCACCAGCCGCTGAGCTGTGCTGTGCGCCAAATTCATCTGCAGGACACCGGTTTATGATTAGGCGCATTTTCTGGCGTGAGCTGCAGGTGGTATTTCGTCGCGGAGCCGAAATCGCCAACCCGCTGTGGTTTTTCCTGATTGTGATTACGCTGTTTCCGCTCGGCATTGGCCCGGAGCCGCAGCTGCTGGCGCGCATTGCGCCGGGGGTTATCTGGGTGGCGGCTTTACTGGCTTCTTTAATGGCGATGGACAGGCTGTTCCGGGACGACTTTCAGGACGGTTCGCTGGAACAACTGATGCTGCTGCCGGTGCCTTTGCCGTTGGTGGTGCTGGCGAAAGTGACCGCTCACTGGGTGGTGACCGGGCTACCGCTGTTATTGCTTTCGCCGCTGGCGGCCTTGCTGCTCGGGCTGGATTTTTATGGCTGGCAGGTGATGGCCGCCACTTTGCTGCTGGGGACGCCGACGCTGAGCTTCCTCGGCGCGCCCGGGGTCGGGTTAACGGTAGGTCTGAAACGGGGCGGGGTGTTGCTCAGCCTGTTGGTGTTGCCGCTAACCATCCCGCTATTAATTTTTGCCACCGCCGCGATGGATGCCGCCTCAATGCATCTGCCGACAGAGGGCTATATGGCAATTCTTGGCGCGCTGCTGGCCGGTAGCGCTACGCTAAGCCCGTTCGCTACGGCGGCGGCGCTCCGGGTAAGCGTTGCATAACTTTATTTTTTGTTTTGTGAGCAAAAACTATGTGGAAAACATTACATCAGCTTGCTAAACCCGAGCGGCTTTACCACTTTTGTAGTCGCTTACTGCCCTGGCTGACTATTCTCAGCGCGGTACTGCTGGTGGTCGGCTGCGTCTGGGGGTTTGGTATTGCTCCGGCGGACTATCAGCAGGGGCATAGCTACCGAATTATGTACCTGCACGTCCCGGCGGCTATGTGGTCGATGGGGATTTACGCCAGCATGGCGATTGCCGCTTTTATCGGCCTGGTGTGGCAGATAAAAACCGCCGATCTCGCGGTGATGGCGATGGCGCCCGTCGGCGCAGTATTTACCTTTATCGCGCTGGTCACCGGCTCCGCGTGGGGCAAACCTATGTGGGGGACCTGGTGGGTTTGGGACGCGAGGTTGACCTCCGAGCTGGTGTTGCTGTTCCTCTACGTGGGCGCCATTGCGCTGTACAGCGCGTTTGACGATCGCCGCCTGGCGGGGCGGGCCGCCGGGATTCTGGTACTGGTCGGCGTGGTGAACTTGCCGATTATTCACTTCTCGGTGGAATGGTGGAACACGCTGCATCAGGGCTCCACCAATATGCAGCAGTCCATTGACCCTTCGATGCGCACGCCGTTGCGCTGGACCATTTTCGGCTTCCTGGCGCTGTTTATCACGCTCACCCTGATGCGTCTGCGTAACCTGCTGTTGTTGCAGGAAAGCCGTCGGCCATGGGTGTTAGCGCTTGCTAACGGTAAAGGAGAGAAAGCATGACGTGGGCGTTCACTGACTGGAGCGAGTTCTTCGCCATGGGCGGTTACGCCTTTTACGTCTGGCTGGCGGTGGCCTTCACGCTACTGCCCCTGCTTGGGCTGATTTTTCATACCCGTTACCAGCATCGCGCGATTCTGCGAGCGGTGGCTCGCCAGCAGGCCAGAGAGCAGCGCATCCGCGTCGCTCGCCAGCGCCAGGAGGAGGTTTAAGTGAATCCGCGTCGTAAAAATCGGCTTTATCTGGCCGGGGCGGTACTTGCCGGTCTCGGGCTGACCATCACGCTGGTGCTCTATGCCCTGCGCAGCAATATCGACCTGTTTTATACTCCCGGTGAAATTATCTACGGCAAAGGTGAAAGCCATTTGATGCCGGAAGCCGGGCAGCGCCTGCGAATTGGCGGCATGGTGATGCCGGGCAGCGTGAAGCGCGACAGTCAAAGCCTGAAGGTCAGCTTCAAGCTGTATGACGCGCGCGGCGTAGTGGACGTTACCTATGAGGGCATTCTGCCGGATCTATTCCGCGAGGGGCAGGGCGTGGTGGCTCAGGGCGTGATGGAAGGCGCGACGCTTATCCACGCCAAAGAGGTGCTCGCGAAGCATGACGAAAACTACACGCCGCCGGAAGTGAAAGCGGCGATGGAACAAAATCACCAGCGGGCCCCGGAAGTGTATAAGGATAACGCCTCATGATGCCGGAAATCGGTGGATTCCTGCTTTGCCTGGCGCTCGGCTGGTCATTGTTACTCAGTGTATACCCGCTCTGGGGCGTGGCGCGTGGCGATAAGCGGCTAATGGCCTCGGGGCGGCCTTTGAGCTGGGCGCTGTTTATTACCCTTTGCGCGTCGTTTCTGATTCTGGTTAACGCCTTTGTGGTGAACGATTTCAGCGTACTTTACGTCGCAAATAATTCGAATACCGAGCTGCCGGTCTGGTATCGCGTGGCGGCGACATGGGGGGCGCACGAAGGGTCGTTGATGCTCTGGGTGCTGATGATGAGCGGCTGGACGTTTGCCGTCTCCCTCACCGGGCGCAGTATGCCAACAGAAGATCATGCCCGCGTGCTGGCGGTAATGGGGATGATTAACTTTGGTTTCCTGCTGTTTATTATTTTTACCTCAAATCCGTTTATCCGTACGCTGCCTGACTATCCGCTGGAAGGCCGCGATTTAAACCCGCTGCTGCAGGACATCGGCCTGATTCTGCACCCGCCGCTGCTGTATATGGGCTACGTGGGTTTCTCTGTGGCGTTTGCTTTCTCGATTGCTGCCCTGCTGGGGGGCCGGC
This Klebsiella michiganensis DNA region includes the following protein-coding sequences:
- a CDS encoding membrane protein; this translates as MHDIPPRKIKTGGDPRTLSDYAALRDELSKLTHPARPDVNWRYVEKLSLSLFDQNGLELQTAAWYTLARTHLAGLFGLNEGLAILEALISHQWGALWPQPVHVRMEILSSLSQRLQQLMRTLPLNYSDLSQLYRAEQQLTRLGEVLQRLELKHLSQFDALRAMMHNSAARLESSDGIPSPGAAIQSDIMLPATGMSDAAASTRDLAGSLSEVPLVPHSAVQWVYVAQPEQQANVEVQTAIPAPVKKWKFFAAGMCTMLMISSVAVWGWQYLHQTDPLQAQFAASLAPLPVLLPPEKLNILRQQSPSSQTVIAQTQQQLARLEKLPPDWNITYSQKLTEQAQALWPEQGKSLTARWRQQLNAGALPVENLEGWYQGMVKLKQLSDRLNGLDEQKGKYMTVSELKSVVFSTMQFFNQSIPAEEQLRALSQYPAGEPLPAAARSQLEMHLKQLITRYTLLTRPEIQRAIDATSNSDE
- a CDS encoding membrane protein, which codes for MDKIEPDKIAKTDELEVDSEERSSGKKIELDEDRLPSGAMAIHEHIRQDGQKELERDGMALFWSAVAAGLSMGASLLAKGIFHVNLVGIPGNFLLENLGYTFGFIIVIMARQQLFTENTVTAVLPVMQHPTTSNFWLLMRLWGIVLLGNIAGTALAALAFEYMPIFDEATRKAFDDIGMKVMENPPGEMFANAIISGWIIATMVWMFPAAGSAKIFVIVLMTWLVALGDLTHIVVGSVEILYLVFNGTLHWSEFFWPFALPTLAGNICGGTFIFALISHAQIRNDMSNKKKAEAKRKQEEQSRNSAKSGKCDG
- a CDS encoding cytochrome C biogenesis protein CcmA (ATP-binding protein; required for proper cytochrome c maturation), with translation MLEARQLTCQRDERTLFNALSFSVESGEMAQVAGKNGAGKTTLLRILAGLAMADEGEVFWQNQPLRRQRDNFHGDLLWIGHQPGIKSVLTPFENLSFFHADAAEEQLWAALEQTGLPGFEDLPVNQLSAGQQRRAALARLWLSTAKLWLLDEPFTALDTAGIERLTRRLQQHVSTGGIVILTSHQPLSCAVRQIHLQDTGL
- a CDS encoding heme ABC transporter permease (with CcmABCE is involved in the transport of protoheme IX; CcmB is required for the release of holoCcmE from CcmC), which gives rise to MIRRIFWRELQVVFRRGAEIANPLWFFLIVITLFPLGIGPEPQLLARIAPGVIWVAALLASLMAMDRLFRDDFQDGSLEQLMLLPVPLPLVVLAKVTAHWVVTGLPLLLLSPLAALLLGLDFYGWQVMAATLLLGTPTLSFLGAPGVGLTVGLKRGGVLLSLLVLPLTIPLLIFATAAMDAASMHLPTEGYMAILGALLAGSATLSPFATAAALRVSVA
- a CDS encoding heme ABC transporter permease (with CcmABDE is involved in the transport of protoheme IX; CcmC is required for heme transfer to CcmE), with product MWKTLHQLAKPERLYHFCSRLLPWLTILSAVLLVVGCVWGFGIAPADYQQGHSYRIMYLHVPAAMWSMGIYASMAIAAFIGLVWQIKTADLAVMAMAPVGAVFTFIALVTGSAWGKPMWGTWWVWDARLTSELVLLFLYVGAIALYSAFDDRRLAGRAAGILVLVGVVNLPIIHFSVEWWNTLHQGSTNMQQSIDPSMRTPLRWTIFGFLALFITLTLMRLRNLLLLQESRRPWVLALANGKGEKA
- a CDS encoding cytochrome C biogenesis protein CcmD (is invovled in heme transfer during cytochrome c biogenesis; acts to stabilize CcmC and CcmE) encodes the protein MTWAFTDWSEFFAMGGYAFYVWLAVAFTLLPLLGLIFHTRYQHRAILRAVARQQAREQRIRVARQRQEEV
- a CDS encoding cytochrome C biogenesis protein CcmE (CycJ; periplasmic heme chaperone that binds heme transiently via a histidine residue and delivers it to newly synthesized and exported c-type cytochromes; requires the ATP hydrolysis activity of the CcmA protein in order to transfer the heme to the apocytochrome; part of the cytochrome c maturation system; periplasmic protein anchored to the inner membrane), whose amino-acid sequence is MNPRRKNRLYLAGAVLAGLGLTITLVLYALRSNIDLFYTPGEIIYGKGESHLMPEAGQRLRIGGMVMPGSVKRDSQSLKVSFKLYDARGVVDVTYEGILPDLFREGQGVVAQGVMEGATLIHAKEVLAKHDENYTPPEVKAAMEQNHQRAPEVYKDNAS